Proteins encoded together in one Papaver somniferum cultivar HN1 unplaced genomic scaffold, ASM357369v1 unplaced-scaffold_117, whole genome shotgun sequence window:
- the LOC113330124 gene encoding uncharacterized protein LOC113330124 yields the protein MDQNHNNIYGHYFSKEVKGIIPKTLTWYRSNSRSSSSSSPSSPKSTIAGDKKTVHPAFAINNIKTLIPIILNIKQDEYSSWVFLFELHLQAHRLLFLINGDKPPADVDADTVLQLDALCRQWMFSTMAKDLMLTVLKSGKTAKELWNHLKKLFQDNKGNRAATLERKFVNLKFINCTSIDDYYDKLKSLSDRLLDLDFPMDDKRLVIQLVNGLPEE from the coding sequence ATGGACcaaaatcataataatatatatggcCATTATTTCTCAAAAGAGGTTAAAGGCATTATACCAAAAACTCTAACATGGTATCGATCTAATAGCcgatcctcctcttcttcttcaccttcttcaccaaaatcaacaattgcaGGAGATAAAAAGACAGTCCATCCGGCGTTTGCTatcaacaacatcaaaaccctaatcccTATTATCCTAAACATCAAACAGGATGAATACTCATCTTGGGTTTTTCTGTTTGAACTCCATCTTCAGGCTCATCGCCTTCTTTTTCTCATCAATGGAGACAAACCCCCCGCAGATGTTGACGCCGACACCGTGCTCCAACTCGACGCTCTCTGTCGACAgtggatgttctccaccatggccaAGGATTTGATGCTCACCGTCCTAAAATCTGGCAAAACTGCTAAAGAGCTTTGGAATCATCTTAAGAAACTCTTTCAAGACAACAAAGGTAACCGCGCTGCGACTCTTGAACGTAAGTTTGTCAATCTTAAGTTTATTAATTGCACTAGTATTGACGATTACTACGATAAGCTCAAATCCCTGTCTGATCGATTACTTGATCTTGACTTTCCCATGGATGATAAACGCCTTGTGATTCAACTTGTCAACGGCCTTCCGGAGGAATAG